The following proteins come from a genomic window of Deltaproteobacteria bacterium CG11_big_fil_rev_8_21_14_0_20_49_13:
- a CDS encoding IS66 family transposase, with translation MVVEHINIEEALEKVGRLLKEEKDISPALRAAIEVVMLLVSILASRMGRNSRNSHKPPSQDPNRLRKAKTEGDDQKRKPGGQAGHDGCTLTKIDTQDTITELSIDRRTLPGEKKNYRNAGYESRQVFDVQVKLHVTEYRAEALEDDCGNRYVATFPEGVTKAVQYGFGVKAESVYLSQFQLIPLLRVQNHFTDQVGLTISKGSISNFNEDAFKRLEPFEAWAREKLLKSPLNHADETGINIGGKKVWLHNLSKGQVTLYHADEKRGKEAMDRMGVLPFYTGYLCHDHWKSYYRYKDVVHVLCNAHHLRELTRVIEEDNHLWVGHLKQLLLDLNRVVAAANGVLSKETIAGYCEQYREILMQGDKECPLPMPRESGKRGRQKKTFSRNLLERLRDFESDTLRFMTEAIVPFTNNQGENDLRMTKVQQKISGCFRSMDGARVFCRVRSFLSTCRKNDVSPTEALRGLFQGQIPSFMAES, from the coding sequence ATGGTTGTTGAGCACATCAATATTGAAGAGGCTCTCGAAAAGGTTGGGCGCCTATTGAAAGAAGAGAAGGATATTTCCCCAGCCCTTCGTGCCGCCATTGAAGTTGTCATGCTTCTAGTTTCCATCCTGGCAAGTCGTATGGGGCGCAACAGCCGCAACAGTCATAAGCCACCGTCGCAGGATCCGAATCGATTGCGGAAAGCAAAGACCGAAGGAGATGATCAAAAGCGAAAGCCCGGCGGACAAGCGGGGCACGATGGCTGCACGCTGACAAAGATAGACACGCAGGATACTATTACAGAACTCTCTATTGATCGGCGCACACTTCCAGGCGAAAAGAAAAACTACCGGAACGCTGGATACGAAAGCCGGCAAGTCTTTGATGTGCAGGTCAAATTGCATGTCACTGAATATAGAGCTGAGGCATTGGAAGATGATTGTGGAAATCGGTACGTTGCGACATTTCCCGAAGGTGTTACCAAGGCTGTCCAATACGGTTTTGGGGTAAAGGCAGAGTCGGTATATCTCTCACAGTTTCAATTGATTCCGCTCCTGCGAGTGCAGAATCATTTTACGGATCAAGTCGGGCTGACAATTTCCAAGGGCTCAATCTCGAATTTCAACGAGGATGCCTTTAAGCGGCTTGAACCATTTGAGGCGTGGGCCCGCGAAAAACTTTTAAAATCCCCTCTCAATCATGCAGACGAGACGGGGATCAACATTGGCGGCAAGAAGGTCTGGCTCCACAATCTTTCGAAAGGGCAGGTCACGTTGTATCATGCTGATGAAAAACGTGGGAAGGAGGCGATGGACCGCATGGGCGTGCTTCCCTTTTACACAGGCTATCTCTGTCATGATCATTGGAAATCCTATTATAGGTATAAGGATGTCGTCCACGTGCTCTGCAATGCACATCATCTTCGGGAGCTCACACGAGTGATCGAAGAAGATAATCACTTGTGGGTGGGGCACTTGAAACAGCTGCTGCTCGATCTCAATAGGGTGGTGGCAGCCGCAAACGGGGTGCTTTCAAAAGAAACGATCGCAGGTTATTGCGAGCAATATAGGGAGATCCTGATGCAGGGAGATAAGGAATGTCCTTTGCCAATGCCCAGGGAATCAGGAAAACGCGGGCGGCAGAAGAAAACATTTTCTCGCAACTTGCTCGAACGGTTAAGAGACTTCGAATCGGACACCCTGCGTTTCATGACCGAAGCTATTGTGCCCTTCACAAATAATCAGGGTGAGAATGATTTGAGAATGACCAAGGTGCAGCAAAAGATTTCGGGTTGTTTCCGTTCGATGGATGGCGCCAGGGTTTTTTGCCGAGTGCGCAGCTTTCTATCAACCTGCAGAAAAAACGACGTGAGCCCAACAGAGGCGCTGCGCGGGCTTTTCCAAGGACAAATTCCCTCATTCATGGCTGAAAGCTGA
- a CDS encoding site-specific DNA-methyltransferase yields the protein MNDNSEESFENETTTVWSFPKRGSWATHNPKYRGNWAPQIPRNVILKFTKESDLILDPMVGAGTTLIEAKLLNRNAIGIDINPAAVKLTNENLKFKADNNSKQDCYVGDARSLKGITDNSIDLIVTHPPYLNIIKYSEGKIADDVSNIGSLKKFLMVFEPAVREFYRVLKPDRYCGILIGDTRRKRHFVPIAYNLMRLFLTNGFILKEDIIKVQHNCQTTPKWRSMVEKYDFYLIMHEHLFIFRKPHDDKEKESFIESSL from the coding sequence ATGAATGACAATTCTGAAGAATCCTTTGAAAATGAAACCACTACTGTCTGGTCTTTCCCTAAGCGGGGCTCATGGGCCACACACAATCCAAAATATAGGGGTAACTGGGCGCCCCAAATACCTCGTAATGTGATCTTAAAATTTACGAAGGAGAGCGATCTTATACTGGACCCTATGGTTGGCGCTGGGACAACCCTTATTGAGGCCAAACTTCTTAATCGGAATGCCATAGGTATAGACATTAATCCCGCCGCAGTAAAACTGACTAATGAGAACTTAAAATTCAAGGCTGATAATAATTCCAAACAAGACTGTTATGTGGGGGATGCTAGAAGCCTTAAGGGAATTACTGATAACTCGATTGACCTGATTGTAACTCATCCCCCTTATCTTAATATAATCAAGTATTCCGAAGGTAAAATCGCGGATGACGTTTCAAACATAGGCAGTCTCAAAAAATTTTTAATGGTATTTGAACCTGCGGTGAGAGAGTTTTATCGAGTTCTTAAGCCCGATCGCTACTGCGGTATCCTTATTGGTGACACTAGAAGGAAGCGCCACTTTGTACCCATTGCCTACAACCTGATGCGACTTTTCTTAACTAATGGGTTTATACTTAAAGAGGATATCATAAAGGTTCAGCACAACTGTCAGACAACACCCAAATGGCGGTCTATGGTTGAAAAATACGACTTCTATCTCATTATGCATGAGCATTTATTTATTTTCAGGAAGCCCCATGACGATAAAGAAAAGGAGAGTTTTATTGAAAGTTCATTATAG